From a region of the Actinopolymorpha singaporensis genome:
- a CDS encoding DUF2786 domain-containing protein yields the protein MSNAHGEMVGVRHQDPAGWVRVLLWETAQRAADGGRDRSDHAALELADPSLPAPLVDGVVDDCLTGAVGRLWERGWQPQDVAEFAARRLSGPARQLVLDVVASQAARCPRSTLDPRWRSQLEELETSPSWAADGARLTPWATRRRLSRVVALRLALTVLTFLYAAPSLAAVLPPPGRAGAAGQAGMPGVAGTGEHARRNDAGEKVLHRIRALLAKAESTEFPEEAEALSSKAQALMTKFSLDQAMVADDVSVPSAGAAGAHASARRVWLRAPYLNAKALLAQLVAEANRSRVVACTGMGFVTIIGAEADLQMVELLLTSLLLQADRAMLAASPSARAGGHSRTRSWRQSFLVSYATRIGQRLSAASEASMAEYDADTSGRLLPALTARDRAVRQLVTELFPRIRKTAVSTSNPAGWAAGKLAADLADLGARRGVGRAAS from the coding sequence ATGTCCAACGCTCACGGGGAGATGGTCGGCGTGCGACACCAGGATCCAGCGGGATGGGTGCGGGTGCTGTTGTGGGAGACGGCGCAGCGGGCAGCAGACGGAGGGCGCGACCGGAGCGACCATGCCGCCCTCGAGCTTGCCGACCCGAGCCTGCCCGCACCGCTGGTCGACGGGGTGGTCGACGACTGTCTCACCGGTGCGGTCGGCCGACTGTGGGAGCGCGGCTGGCAGCCACAGGACGTGGCGGAGTTCGCGGCCAGGCGGTTGTCCGGGCCGGCCCGGCAGCTTGTGCTCGACGTGGTGGCGAGCCAGGCCGCTCGCTGTCCGAGGTCCACGCTCGATCCCCGCTGGCGATCCCAGCTGGAGGAGCTGGAGACCTCGCCGAGCTGGGCGGCCGACGGCGCGCGGCTGACGCCGTGGGCCACCCGGCGACGGCTGAGCCGGGTGGTGGCGCTCAGGCTGGCGCTCACGGTCCTGACCTTCCTGTACGCCGCACCGTCGCTCGCGGCGGTGCTTCCACCACCCGGGCGGGCCGGTGCCGCCGGTCAGGCAGGGATGCCGGGCGTCGCCGGCACGGGTGAGCATGCTCGGCGAAATGACGCCGGCGAGAAGGTGCTGCACCGGATCCGGGCCCTGCTTGCCAAGGCGGAGTCGACGGAGTTCCCCGAGGAGGCCGAGGCGCTGAGCAGCAAGGCGCAGGCGCTGATGACGAAGTTCTCCCTGGACCAGGCCATGGTGGCCGACGACGTGTCGGTACCTTCGGCCGGCGCGGCAGGTGCCCACGCGAGCGCCCGCCGGGTCTGGTTGCGGGCGCCCTACCTCAACGCCAAGGCCTTGCTGGCTCAGCTCGTCGCGGAAGCCAACCGCTCCCGCGTGGTGGCCTGCACCGGCATGGGATTCGTCACGATCATCGGCGCCGAGGCCGACCTGCAGATGGTGGAGCTGCTTCTCACGTCGCTGCTCCTGCAGGCCGACCGCGCCATGCTCGCGGCGTCACCCTCGGCACGCGCGGGCGGGCACAGCCGCACCCGCTCGTGGCGGCAGTCGTTCCTGGTCTCGTACGCCACCCGGATCGGCCAGCGGCTCAGCGCGGCGAGCGAGGCGTCCATGGCCGAGTACGACGCCGACACCTCCGGCCGGCTGCTGCCGGCGCTCACCGCCCGCGACCGCGCCGTCCGGCAGCTGGTGACCGAGCTGTTCCCACGCATCCGGAAAACGGCCGTGTCGACGTCCAACCCCGCCGGCTGGGCGGCGGGGAAACTCGCCGCCGACCTGGCCGACCTGGGCGCGCGGCGAGGCGTCGGCCGGGCCGCCTCGTGA
- a CDS encoding ABC transporter ATP-binding protein has product MRSSLRGIWLVVAMSVRVSPWQSLLCLAESLGSVISLLQPLYLAWFVDGVLHHDTARMAVAVTAFAASTGLSWGLGMAGCDARIRQFERVGFAFDTEIARITASIPTIDHLESGKYLDQLQALRDQQGALGMALNNVLNTFKNVVFAGGTMLLAAGADVRLLLLVVAGLPGVVATRWIIRWQARAEEVSAEPGRLATHLLDLSTTAGPGAEVRVFGLRDVVRHRLDRAVARWRAPTVDLARRTELVNAVCEAFFFGSAGAVLAWMVHDAIRGQVPVSALVLAVMLVGRLQSTANVLRWSIHNISRLTRTTGRFLWLRDYDREVRAAHRGAQPPPASLRHGITLEGLNYAYPETADPSLRDVSLHLPAGSVVALVGENGAGKSTLVKLLTGLYRPTAGRVLVDGVDLDDLDLPAWRTRVSGAFQDYARVEFTARESIGVGDLPRVDDEAEVSRALREGAGEDVLTALPSGLATQLGSSWPEGVELSGGQWQRLAIARGMMRTDPLLLVLDEPTAALDAATEHALFERYAAAARAAGGRGAVTLLVTHRFSTVAAADLVVVLDGGRVAEVGSHAELVAARGHYAELYELQARGYR; this is encoded by the coding sequence ATGAGAAGTTCACTACGCGGCATCTGGCTGGTCGTGGCCATGTCGGTCCGGGTCAGCCCCTGGCAGAGTTTGCTCTGCCTGGCCGAGTCACTGGGCAGCGTCATCTCCCTGCTGCAGCCGCTCTACCTCGCGTGGTTCGTGGACGGCGTACTCCACCACGACACGGCACGTATGGCCGTCGCGGTGACGGCGTTCGCCGCCTCGACAGGCTTGAGCTGGGGCCTCGGCATGGCGGGGTGCGACGCGCGGATTCGGCAGTTCGAACGCGTCGGGTTCGCGTTCGACACCGAGATCGCCCGGATCACCGCGTCCATCCCCACCATCGACCACCTGGAGTCCGGCAAGTACCTCGACCAACTGCAGGCGCTGCGAGACCAGCAGGGCGCCCTCGGCATGGCTCTCAACAACGTGCTCAACACGTTCAAGAACGTCGTCTTCGCCGGTGGGACGATGCTGCTCGCCGCCGGCGCGGACGTCCGGCTGCTGCTGCTCGTCGTGGCCGGGCTGCCCGGCGTCGTCGCCACCCGATGGATCATTCGCTGGCAGGCGCGGGCCGAGGAAGTGTCCGCGGAGCCGGGACGGCTCGCCACACACCTGCTGGACCTGAGTACGACGGCCGGCCCGGGCGCGGAGGTCCGCGTCTTCGGGCTGCGCGACGTGGTGCGGCACAGGCTTGACCGAGCCGTGGCCCGTTGGCGCGCGCCGACGGTCGACCTGGCCCGGCGTACCGAACTCGTCAACGCCGTCTGCGAAGCATTCTTCTTCGGCAGCGCCGGCGCGGTCCTCGCCTGGATGGTGCACGACGCGATCCGCGGGCAGGTTCCGGTCAGCGCTCTGGTGCTCGCGGTCATGCTGGTCGGCCGGCTGCAGAGCACGGCCAACGTGCTGCGGTGGTCGATCCACAACATCTCCCGGCTCACTCGTACGACCGGGCGCTTCCTGTGGCTGCGCGACTACGACCGGGAGGTACGCGCTGCGCACCGCGGCGCGCAGCCGCCGCCGGCGAGCCTTCGGCACGGAATCACGCTGGAGGGACTGAACTATGCCTACCCGGAGACGGCCGATCCCTCCCTGCGGGACGTGAGCCTGCACCTGCCGGCGGGCTCGGTCGTGGCGCTGGTGGGCGAGAACGGCGCCGGGAAATCCACCCTCGTGAAGCTGCTGACCGGGCTGTACCGCCCGACGGCGGGCCGGGTACTCGTGGACGGGGTGGACCTCGACGACCTCGACCTGCCGGCCTGGCGAACGCGGGTCTCGGGCGCCTTCCAGGACTACGCGCGGGTCGAGTTCACCGCCCGGGAATCGATCGGGGTCGGCGACCTGCCCCGCGTCGACGACGAGGCTGAAGTCAGCCGCGCGCTGCGCGAGGGTGCCGGCGAGGACGTCCTCACCGCCCTGCCCTCCGGGCTGGCCACCCAGCTGGGCTCGTCCTGGCCGGAGGGAGTGGAGCTGTCCGGCGGGCAGTGGCAGCGGCTTGCGATCGCCCGCGGCATGATGCGCACCGACCCGTTGCTGCTCGTCCTCGACGAACCCACCGCGGCTCTCGACGCCGCCACCGAGCACGCGTTGTTCGAACGCTATGCGGCCGCCGCGCGGGCGGCCGGTGGCCGGGGCGCGGTCACCCTGCTGGTCACCCACCGGTTCTCGACGGTGGCCGCCGCCGACCTGGTTGTCGTACTGGACGGCGGCCGGGTCGCCGAGGTCGGCAGCCACGCCGAACTCGTGGCGGCGCGCGGTCACTACGCCGAGCTGTACGAGCTGCAGGCCCGCGGGTACCGCTGA
- a CDS encoding NAD+ synthase — protein MAQIRLALAQLNVTVGDIAGNAEAIQRWARHAADRGAHVVAFPETALTGYPVEDLALRSSFVEASRTAVEELAGKLAAAGLGNLVVVCGYLDRAEDGYERTGRPKGSPQNAAAVIHRGRIVARAVKHHLPNYGVFDEFRYFVPGDSLQVVTVHGVDIAVTICEDLWQEGGPVRATRAAGAGLLLTINASPYELAKDDDRLNLVTRRAREAMCPLAYVNMVGGQDELVFDGDSLVVDETGTVLTRAPQFTEGLLTVDLDLAATTRGADEYAGIRVERTVVSDTPLPAYEASPSGEAPRLDEEAEIYTAIVTGLRDYVHKNGYESVVLGLSGGIDSALAATIACDALGPENVYGVSNPSRISSEHSREDAADLAARTGLNYRVIPIEPMVSAFADNIELTGIAQENLQARIRGMIWMGIANQEGHLTIAAGNKSELAVGYSTMYGDAVGAFAPLKDVPKSRVWALARWRNQAALDLGETPPIPENSITKEPSAELRPGQRDTDSLPPYDLLDQILEDYVEEDAGAADIVAAGFDPELVERIIRMVDAAEFKRRQYPPGPKITFKAFGRDRRLPITNGWREAVIAGHEPHAPLRTAPPGEGPQA, from the coding sequence GTGGCACAAATCCGTCTGGCGCTCGCGCAGCTCAACGTCACCGTCGGGGACATCGCGGGCAACGCCGAGGCCATCCAGAGGTGGGCCCGGCACGCCGCCGACCGCGGTGCCCATGTGGTCGCGTTCCCCGAGACCGCTCTGACCGGGTATCCGGTCGAGGACCTCGCCCTGCGGTCGTCGTTCGTGGAGGCCAGCCGGACCGCGGTGGAGGAGCTCGCCGGCAAGCTCGCCGCGGCCGGGCTCGGCAACCTCGTGGTCGTCTGCGGCTACCTCGACCGGGCCGAGGACGGCTACGAACGCACCGGCAGGCCGAAGGGCTCGCCGCAGAACGCCGCCGCGGTCATCCACCGGGGCCGCATCGTCGCCCGTGCGGTCAAGCACCACCTGCCCAACTACGGTGTGTTCGACGAGTTCCGCTACTTCGTCCCGGGCGACAGCCTGCAGGTCGTCACCGTGCACGGCGTCGACATCGCGGTGACGATCTGCGAGGACCTCTGGCAGGAGGGCGGGCCGGTCCGGGCGACGCGGGCCGCCGGGGCCGGGCTGCTGCTGACGATCAACGCCTCGCCGTACGAGCTCGCCAAGGACGACGACCGCCTCAACCTCGTCACCCGCCGGGCCCGCGAGGCAATGTGCCCGCTCGCCTACGTCAACATGGTCGGCGGCCAGGACGAGCTGGTCTTCGACGGGGACTCCCTCGTCGTCGACGAGACCGGCACGGTGCTCACCCGTGCGCCGCAGTTCACCGAGGGCCTGCTGACCGTCGACCTGGATCTCGCCGCCACGACCCGGGGAGCAGACGAGTACGCGGGGATCCGGGTCGAGCGCACGGTGGTGAGCGACACCCCGCTGCCGGCCTACGAGGCGAGCCCCTCCGGCGAGGCGCCGAGGCTGGACGAGGAGGCCGAGATCTACACGGCCATCGTCACCGGCCTGCGTGACTACGTCCACAAGAACGGCTACGAAAGCGTCGTTCTCGGACTGTCCGGCGGCATCGACTCCGCACTCGCCGCGACCATCGCCTGTGACGCTCTCGGCCCGGAGAACGTCTACGGCGTGTCCAACCCCAGCCGAATCTCCAGCGAACACTCCCGCGAGGACGCCGCCGACCTCGCCGCCCGCACCGGCCTCAACTACCGCGTCATCCCGATCGAGCCGATGGTGTCCGCCTTCGCCGACAACATCGAGCTGACCGGGATCGCGCAGGAGAACCTCCAGGCCCGCATCCGCGGGATGATCTGGATGGGCATCGCCAACCAGGAGGGCCACCTCACCATCGCCGCCGGCAACAAGAGCGAGCTGGCGGTGGGCTACTCCACGATGTACGGCGACGCGGTGGGCGCGTTCGCGCCCCTGAAGGACGTGCCGAAGTCCCGCGTCTGGGCGCTCGCCCGCTGGCGCAACCAGGCCGCCCTCGACCTCGGAGAGACACCGCCGATCCCGGAGAACTCCATCACGAAGGAGCCCTCCGCCGAGCTGCGCCCAGGTCAGCGCGACACCGACTCGCTCCCGCCGTACGACCTGCTCGACCAGATCCTGGAGGACTACGTCGAGGAGGACGCCGGCGCCGCCGACATCGTGGCCGCGGGCTTCGATCCCGAGCTCGTCGAACGCATCATCCGGATGGTGGACGCCGCTGAGTTCAAGCGCCGGCAGTACCCCCCGGGCCCGAAGATCACGTTCAAGGCGTTCGGCCGCGACCGGCGACTGCCGATCACCAACGGCTGGCGCGAGGCGGTCATCGCGGGCCACGAGCCGCATGCGCCGCTACGCACCGCCCCGCCCGGCGAGGGACCACAGGCGTAG
- a CDS encoding GNAT family N-acetyltransferase, whose protein sequence is MSGVGGVGGVGGEFEFDDDPGRVDLDALWQVLSTQVYWGKWRTREHVRRQVASAWRVVGVYEAASGRMVGFARAVSDGVALAYLADVYVLPDLRGKGLGTRLVEAMVEDGPGADFRWMLHTADAHGLYEKFGFAPPDRSYLERPRRDAD, encoded by the coding sequence ATGAGTGGCGTGGGCGGCGTGGGCGGCGTGGGCGGCGAGTTCGAGTTCGACGACGACCCCGGCCGGGTCGATCTGGACGCCCTGTGGCAGGTGCTGTCCACCCAGGTCTACTGGGGGAAGTGGCGTACCCGCGAGCACGTTCGCCGTCAGGTCGCCTCGGCCTGGCGGGTGGTCGGCGTGTACGAGGCCGCGAGCGGGCGGATGGTGGGGTTCGCGCGGGCGGTCTCCGACGGCGTGGCCCTCGCGTACCTCGCCGACGTCTACGTACTCCCCGATCTGCGGGGCAAGGGGCTCGGAACCCGCCTGGTCGAAGCCATGGTCGAGGACGGCCCCGGCGCGGACTTCCGGTGGATGCTGCACACCGCGGACGCCCACGGCCTGTACGAGAAGTTCGGCTTCGCACCACCGGACCGGTCCTACCTCGAACGCCCCCGCAGGGACGCGGACTGA
- a CDS encoding bifunctional [glutamine synthetase] adenylyltransferase/[glutamine synthetase]-adenylyl-L-tyrosine phosphorylase: MTELRTPEGGRLPSEGQLVRWGFAEPETALRRIAELPAALVPALDATGAAADPDQAVAFLADLVHDEREGPALVAALVDDETLRRRLLRLLGASTGLAEHLIRHPEHWRDLADPHLSSTRPTTRALRADLLSTVGADPEAEVPVAADGGPGTADAMRVAYHRLLLRLAVRDLGNEVRVDDAAAELADLAAAALEASLAVARARLPRNATPCRLAIIGMGKTGGRELNYVSDVDVLFVAEPAEQAGEGDATRTATQLAAQVIRICSEHSGEGTLWPVDAGLRPEGKAGPLVRSVASYDAYYQRWAKTWEFQALLKARAVAGDHELGARFLEAIDPLVWRAAERDGFVADVQAMRRRVVDHIPAAQLDRQLKLGPGGLRDVEFAVQLLQLVHGRSDPSLRRSSTLRALDALTAGGYVGRDDGAALAEAYRFLRTLEHRIQLSRMRRTHLLPEDEQDLRALGRSLGLWAEPVKELTREWKKHVREVRRLHEKLFYRPLLAAVARIPTAETRLTPDAARARLTALGYTDSAAALRHIEALVAGVSRRASIQRTLLPVMLEWFADAPDPDGGLLAFRQVSEELGSTPWYLRLLRDEGVTAERMARVLASSKFVVDLLRRAPEAVAMFGDDRELRPRTREQVETEMLAAAGRYDDPASAAAAVRAIRRRELLRVAAADVLGMIDVDTVGEALTDIAAATLSGGVVAAVRSVAAQGRSTIPTRLAVVAMGRFGGHEMSYGSDADVIFVHEPYDGADEKEAADAATAVVTELRRLLAAPAPDPPVGVDADLRPEGRQGPLVRTLASYTSYYARWSHVWEAQALLRADAVCGDPGLRERFMELVDGLRWPDSGLTPDDEREIRRIKARVDAERLPRGADPTTHTKLGRGGLADVEWTVQLLQLRHGAEVPGLRTTRTVRALEAAADAGLLSREDADDLLAAWRLATRARNAMMLVRDRASDSLPRDPRDLAAVSRLLGYEPLESGLFLEDYRRITRHARSVVERVFWE; encoded by the coding sequence TTGACGGAGCTGCGAACCCCCGAAGGTGGCCGGCTTCCCAGCGAGGGTCAACTGGTGCGGTGGGGGTTCGCCGAGCCGGAGACGGCCCTCCGCCGCATCGCCGAGCTTCCGGCGGCGCTCGTCCCGGCTCTGGACGCGACCGGAGCAGCCGCGGACCCCGACCAGGCGGTGGCGTTCCTGGCCGACCTGGTGCACGACGAACGCGAGGGTCCCGCGCTGGTCGCCGCGCTCGTGGACGACGAGACGCTGCGGCGCCGGCTCCTCCGCCTGCTGGGTGCCAGCACGGGGCTGGCCGAACACCTGATCCGGCACCCGGAGCACTGGCGCGACCTCGCCGACCCGCATCTGTCCAGCACCCGCCCCACGACCAGGGCGCTGCGCGCCGACCTCCTCTCCACGGTGGGCGCCGACCCCGAGGCGGAGGTGCCGGTAGCGGCCGACGGCGGCCCCGGCACCGCGGACGCCATGCGGGTGGCCTACCACCGGCTGTTGCTCCGGCTCGCCGTCCGCGATCTCGGCAACGAGGTGCGGGTCGACGACGCGGCCGCCGAACTCGCCGACCTCGCCGCTGCCGCGCTGGAGGCGTCGCTCGCCGTGGCCCGGGCCAGGCTGCCGCGAAACGCCACACCCTGTCGGCTGGCGATCATCGGGATGGGCAAGACCGGTGGGCGGGAGCTCAACTACGTGAGCGACGTGGACGTGCTGTTCGTCGCCGAGCCTGCCGAACAGGCAGGGGAGGGCGACGCGACCCGGACGGCGACCCAGCTCGCCGCGCAGGTGATCCGGATCTGCTCCGAACACAGCGGCGAGGGCACCCTGTGGCCGGTGGACGCCGGACTGCGGCCCGAGGGCAAGGCCGGCCCGCTGGTCCGGTCGGTGGCGAGCTACGACGCGTACTACCAGCGCTGGGCGAAGACCTGGGAGTTTCAGGCGTTGCTCAAGGCCCGCGCCGTGGCCGGCGACCACGAGCTCGGTGCCCGCTTCCTGGAAGCCATCGACCCACTCGTCTGGCGCGCGGCCGAACGCGACGGCTTCGTCGCCGACGTGCAGGCCATGCGGCGCCGGGTGGTCGACCACATCCCGGCCGCCCAGCTGGACCGGCAGCTCAAGCTGGGACCGGGCGGCCTGCGGGACGTGGAGTTCGCGGTCCAGTTGCTCCAGCTGGTGCACGGCCGCTCCGACCCCTCCCTGCGCCGCTCGTCGACCCTGCGGGCGCTGGACGCTCTCACCGCCGGTGGTTACGTCGGCCGCGACGACGGTGCCGCGCTCGCGGAGGCGTACCGCTTCCTGCGTACGCTCGAACACCGGATCCAGCTGTCCAGGATGCGGCGTACCCACCTGCTTCCCGAGGACGAGCAGGACCTGCGTGCGCTCGGCCGCTCGCTCGGGCTGTGGGCGGAGCCGGTCAAGGAACTCACCCGGGAGTGGAAGAAACACGTCCGGGAAGTACGCCGGCTGCACGAGAAGCTCTTCTACCGCCCGCTGCTCGCCGCCGTGGCACGCATCCCCACAGCGGAGACCCGGCTCACCCCGGATGCCGCCCGGGCCCGGCTCACCGCGCTCGGCTACACCGATTCCGCTGCCGCGCTGCGGCACATCGAGGCACTGGTGGCCGGGGTCTCCCGGCGGGCGTCCATCCAGCGCACGCTGCTGCCGGTGATGCTGGAGTGGTTCGCCGACGCGCCCGATCCCGACGGCGGGCTGCTGGCGTTTCGCCAGGTGTCGGAGGAGCTGGGGTCCACGCCCTGGTATCTGCGGTTGCTGCGCGACGAAGGCGTCACCGCCGAACGCATGGCCAGGGTGCTGGCCTCCAGCAAGTTCGTCGTCGACCTGCTCCGCCGAGCGCCGGAGGCGGTGGCGATGTTCGGCGACGACCGCGAGCTGCGCCCGCGCACCCGCGAGCAGGTGGAGACGGAGATGCTCGCCGCCGCCGGGAGGTACGACGACCCGGCGTCGGCCGCCGCCGCGGTCCGGGCGATCCGGCGCAGGGAGCTGTTGCGGGTGGCCGCGGCGGACGTCCTGGGGATGATCGACGTGGACACCGTGGGGGAGGCGCTCACCGACATCGCCGCCGCCACCCTCAGCGGCGGTGTGGTCGCGGCGGTGCGTTCGGTCGCCGCCCAGGGCCGGTCCACCATCCCCACCCGGCTGGCGGTCGTGGCGATGGGGCGGTTCGGCGGCCACGAGATGAGCTACGGCAGCGACGCCGACGTGATCTTCGTGCACGAGCCGTACGACGGCGCGGACGAGAAGGAGGCTGCCGACGCGGCCACCGCGGTGGTCACCGAGCTCAGACGGCTGCTCGCCGCGCCCGCCCCCGACCCACCGGTCGGAGTGGACGCCGACCTGCGGCCCGAGGGTCGGCAGGGACCGCTGGTGCGCACGCTCGCGTCGTACACCTCCTACTACGCGCGCTGGTCGCACGTCTGGGAGGCGCAGGCCCTGCTGCGAGCCGACGCGGTGTGCGGCGACCCAGGACTGCGCGAGAGATTCATGGAGCTCGTGGACGGGCTCCGCTGGCCGGACAGCGGGCTGACACCCGATGACGAGCGGGAGATCCGCCGGATCAAGGCCCGGGTGGACGCCGAGCGCCTGCCGCGTGGCGCGGACCCGACGACGCACACCAAGCTCGGCCGGGGCGGCCTTGCCGACGTGGAATGGACCGTCCAGCTGCTGCAGCTGCGGCACGGAGCGGAGGTGCCGGGACTGCGCACCACCCGCACCGTGCGGGCGCTGGAGGCGGCCGCCGACGCGGGACTGCTGTCCCGCGAGGACGCCGACGACCTGCTCGCCGCCTGGCGGCTGGCCACCCGGGCACGCAACGCGATGATGCTGGTGCGCGACCGGGCCTCCGACTCCCTCCCCCGCGATCCACGTGACCTCGCCGCGGTGTCTCGGCTGCTTGGCTATGAGCCGCTGGAGTCCGGGTTGTTCCTGGAGGACTACCGCCGGATCACCCGGCATGCCCGATCGGTCGTCGAGCGCGTCTTCTGGGAGTGA
- a CDS encoding glutamine synthetase family protein: protein MDKQQEFVLRTLEERDVRFVRLWFTDVLGFLKSVAVAPAELEGAFAEGIGFDGSAIEGFARVYEADMVARPDPSTFQILPWRGNSPATARMFCDILMPDGSPSYADPRFVLKRTLSRAAELGFTFYTHPEIEFFVFKDPPEKGRVPSPVDRSGYFDHTAHGMSQDFRREAITMLEAMGISVEFSHHEGAPGQQEIDLRYADALATADNIMTFRVVVKEVALGQGIYASFMPKPFTQWAGSGMHTHMSLFEGDRNAFFESGAEYHLSKIARSFIAGLLRHAGEITAVTNQWVNSYKRLWGGGEAPAYVCWGHNNRSALVRVPMYKPDKGQSTRIEFRSLDSAANPYLAYAVLLSAGLKGVEEGYDLPAGAEDDVWSLTEGERRAMGIDPLPQSLDEAIRTMENSELVAETLGEHVFDFFLRNKKAEWEEYRQQVTAFERDRLLPVI from the coding sequence GTGGACAAACAGCAAGAGTTCGTACTCCGTACCCTCGAGGAGCGAGACGTGCGGTTCGTCCGACTGTGGTTCACCGACGTGCTCGGCTTCCTCAAGTCGGTCGCGGTGGCTCCGGCGGAGCTCGAGGGGGCGTTCGCGGAGGGGATCGGGTTCGACGGCTCGGCGATCGAGGGCTTCGCCCGGGTCTACGAGGCCGACATGGTGGCCCGGCCGGACCCGTCGACGTTCCAGATCCTGCCCTGGCGGGGCAACTCCCCGGCCACGGCACGGATGTTCTGCGACATCCTGATGCCTGACGGGTCGCCGTCGTACGCCGACCCGCGCTTCGTGCTCAAGCGCACGCTGAGCCGGGCCGCCGAGCTGGGCTTCACCTTCTACACCCACCCCGAGATCGAGTTCTTCGTCTTCAAGGACCCGCCGGAGAAGGGCCGGGTGCCGTCGCCGGTCGACCGCAGCGGCTACTTCGACCACACCGCCCACGGCATGAGCCAGGACTTCCGTCGCGAGGCGATCACCATGCTCGAGGCGATGGGCATCTCGGTGGAGTTCAGCCACCACGAGGGCGCGCCCGGGCAGCAGGAGATCGACCTGCGCTACGCCGACGCGCTGGCCACCGCCGACAACATCATGACCTTCCGGGTGGTGGTCAAGGAGGTCGCGCTCGGCCAGGGGATCTACGCGTCGTTCATGCCGAAGCCGTTCACGCAGTGGGCGGGGTCGGGCATGCACACGCACATGTCGTTGTTCGAAGGGGACCGCAACGCGTTCTTCGAGTCGGGCGCGGAGTACCACCTGTCCAAGATCGCGCGGTCCTTCATCGCCGGACTGCTCCGCCACGCGGGGGAGATCACCGCGGTCACCAACCAGTGGGTCAACTCCTACAAGCGGCTGTGGGGCGGCGGCGAGGCGCCTGCCTACGTCTGCTGGGGGCACAACAACCGCTCGGCGCTGGTCCGGGTGCCGATGTACAAGCCGGACAAGGGGCAGTCGACCCGGATCGAGTTCCGTTCGCTGGACTCCGCGGCCAACCCCTACCTCGCCTACGCCGTCCTGCTGTCGGCCGGCCTCAAGGGCGTCGAGGAGGGTTACGACCTGCCGGCGGGGGCCGAGGACGACGTGTGGTCGCTGACCGAGGGCGAGCGCCGTGCCATGGGCATCGATCCGCTGCCGCAGAGCCTGGACGAGGCCATCCGCACCATGGAGAACAGCGAACTCGTCGCCGAGACCCTGGGCGAGCACGTCTTCGACTTCTTCCTGCGGAACAAGAAAGCCGAGTGGGAGGAGTACCGCCAGCAGGTGACGGCGTTCGAACGCGACCGGCTCCTCCCGGTGATCTGA
- a CDS encoding 3-deoxy-7-phosphoheptulonate synthase, which translates to MPGSSDAVPGSQRALSDVRITRSRPLLSPALLRDELPLPDDSAQVVVRGRDDVTRILAGEDDRLLVVVGPCSIHDPKAGLEYARKLAAFVPEVAADLCVVMRVYFEKPRTTLGWKGLINDPDLDGSYNVNKGLRTARKVLLDVLATGLPAGCEFLDPIIPQYIADTVSWGAIGARTSESQVHRHLASGLSMPVGFKNSTGGDVQGAIDAIGAAAVSHVFTGVTEDGVAAILTTSGNPDCHVILRGGQTGPNYDAAGVTDALGRLAKADLREHVVVDASHGNSGKDHLRQPVVAADVAAQVAAGQRGIVGVMLESFLEPGRQNLVEGAADKLRYGQSITDACMGWEPTVEVLRELAAGVRSRRSVARTN; encoded by the coding sequence GTGCCCGGCTCCTCCGACGCCGTGCCCGGCTCGCAGCGGGCCCTCAGCGACGTCCGGATCACCCGGTCCCGTCCCCTGCTCTCACCCGCGCTGCTGCGCGACGAACTCCCGCTTCCGGACGACTCCGCGCAGGTCGTGGTCCGCGGCCGGGACGACGTCACGCGCATCCTTGCCGGCGAGGACGACCGGCTGCTCGTCGTCGTGGGGCCGTGCTCGATCCACGACCCGAAGGCCGGACTGGAGTACGCCAGGAAGCTGGCGGCGTTCGTGCCCGAGGTGGCCGCGGACCTGTGCGTGGTGATGCGGGTCTACTTCGAGAAGCCGCGTACGACGCTCGGCTGGAAGGGCCTGATCAACGACCCGGACCTCGACGGCAGCTACAACGTCAACAAGGGCTTGCGTACGGCCCGGAAGGTGCTGCTGGACGTGCTGGCCACAGGTCTGCCGGCGGGCTGTGAGTTCCTCGACCCGATCATTCCGCAGTACATCGCTGACACCGTGAGCTGGGGTGCGATCGGCGCGCGGACCTCCGAGAGCCAGGTGCACCGGCACCTCGCCAGCGGCCTGTCCATGCCGGTGGGCTTCAAGAACTCCACCGGCGGCGACGTGCAGGGCGCGATCGACGCGATCGGCGCCGCCGCGGTCAGCCACGTCTTCACCGGCGTCACCGAGGACGGCGTGGCCGCGATCCTCACCACCAGCGGCAACCCCGACTGTCACGTCATCCTGCGCGGCGGGCAGACCGGGCCCAACTACGACGCAGCCGGCGTCACCGACGCTCTCGGCCGGCTGGCCAAGGCGGACCTGCGCGAACACGTGGTGGTCGACGCCAGCCACGGCAACAGTGGCAAGGACCACCTGCGCCAGCCCGTCGTCGCCGCGGACGTCGCCGCGCAGGTAGCCGCCGGACAGCGCGGAATCGTCGGCGTCATGCTGGAGAGCTTCCTGGAGCCGGGCCGGCAGAACCTCGTCGAGGGTGCGGCCGACAAGCTGCGATACGGCCAGAGCATCACCGACGCCTGCATGGGCTGGGAGCCCACGGTCGAGGTGCTGCGGGAGCTGGCGGCCGGGGTGCGCTCCCGCCGCTCGGTCGCGCGTACGAACTGA